The DNA window CAATGTAATCTCTTTGGGTGTTAGTGTGTCCTTGAGAACATCTTCAATTGTTGGTTCTTTTTTCTTTTGTGGAAATGCAAACTTTGTATCAACTACTGTAGCATTAGGAATAGTCACTTTTTTCACAATCGGAAAATACATCGATCCCATTTCTTTCATTGCAAGATAATCTTTATTAATCAGATTTTTTGCAATGAGGTACTCTTTAACTCGTTGAGCATTTTGTAGGGATGTAAACGCAGCAAGCATACTGGTTCTATCTTTTCTACGCTATTTAAAGATTATGGGAAGATTACTTACCTGATAGTCTTTGCATAACTTCTGCCACTCTTTCGTGCCTAGGTGCGCCATTCGAAAGAATCGCTGCACGCAAAGCAGGAACTAGTTCTTGAGGATCATATGCTCGTAAAATCCCCTCTATAATATCCAATAAATCAGATCCTCCATTATAACATAAATCTCCTGCATCTCCCAATCCAGGGTCAATAAATGCCCTTGCATCTAAGCGAGGATCTATGGAAGCTGTCACAACTATGCTCTCTGGAATTTGTGTAAGAACGCGTTCTATTCCTGGTTTTGCCGAAATGACAGACGTAACCACAGTTAAGCGTGGTGTTCCATACTTGCCGGTGAGCATTTTGTATCCTTCTGTAAAACTACTTGCGGAAGCAAGCATGATATCTGGTGCAACTAAGATTTTTCCATCTAAACCATTCTCTGGTATTTGGTCATACGTAATTTTTACTCTAACACTTCCAGCTACGGCATCATAGGCACCAGCGCCATGGTCTCTTTTTATATCCATAAATCCCACTGGGGCTTGACGAAACACATTTTGTGTTCCTTCTACTAAAGGATTAGCTGCTCGTAGAATGTTAAGAAGAAGTGGTTCCTCAATACGTAGATCAACTTCAGCAACCCCATTAACCGTGGGAATTTCATAATGCTTTAAGCCTAATCGGTCTCCAATAACTTTTTCTGCTTCATAAGCTAAAAAAGTTCCAACTTCTCTTGCATTTACACGAAAATAATGAGCATCTCCTTGAAATAAAAAATGCCTCATGTGCGATACAAGCCTACGTATATGGGGGCTAGTTACAGCTAGTTCAACATATCGTCCATCATATTGAGAATCCATTGCAACCATAAAATACACCTCTAGTAGAATTAAACACAAATTGTTTCATCAAAAAAGATATCCTTTCCTTCATCCTATAAAAAGATTACTAAAGTCTAGAATGGAGATCTAAATTAAGTTGTGTAATAGAAATAATTCTCTAACTGATACTGGACAATTTATATATCTCTTTTACTTTTATCTCAAAATGGCAAGACGCAAGGCTCGCAGTCGTGGCGGCATTCTCGGAAAAATGGTTCGTTTCCTACTCAAATGTATCTTTGTCTATCCTTTTCAAGGTTTATGGTTTCTGCTTAAACAAATTTATTATATAATTCATGATCTTGTGAGTAAAGAAAAACATACCCTCCCAGAGTCGGATAAAACTGGAAAGAAAAAAGAACTCCAGAAAGGAAAAGACACGTCATCTCAACAATTGCAACCGATTGTTCGTTCCGGTTCTCTTCATCACGATGCCGTTTCTACACCACTTCAAGAAGTGCATTCTTTCGAAGGAGATTTCGAGAAATTTGAAACAAAACTCTATACACAAAAAAGCACCATTGGTCTCATTCTCGGCGCTCGCGGAACCGGTAAAAGCGCCTTAGGTATGCGTATTCTCGAAAACATTCATGCCCAGACCCAACGTGAGGTCTATGCATTGGGGTTCAAACCTGAAAGCCTTCCTAACTGGATCACTACGGTCTCATCACTTGACGCCGTTCCCAATGGTTGTTTCCTCTTAATCGATGAAGGGGGACTCACATTTTCCAGCCGTAAATCCATGAGTGATAAAAATACCCTTCTCTCAGAACTTCTCTTTATCGCACGTCACAAAGACGTCAGTGCGCTTTTCATTACGCAAAACTCTGCAACGATTGAAATTAATGTTCTACGTCAAGCAGACTATCTCCTCCTTAAACCCTCCAGCCTGCTCCAAAAAGAATTTGAACGCTCAAAGATACAAGATATGTATAAAGACGTTGACGACTACTTCCAAAAGCACAAAGACACCGTTGGTTTGACTTACATCTACGCAGACGTCTATCGTGGTTTTATGACAAATACGCTACCTTCATTTTGGAGTGAAGGTGTGAGCAAAGCATTTGCGAAAAAGAAGTAAAGTCTTCAAAGACTAAATCTTTTTTAACATATTTGAGATCCTAATCATATGCCTCGCCCAGAAAAAGAAATGACCCTTTGTTTTCTTGTACGTCAAACTGAAACAGGCAGAGAGGTTGCACTTGCTGCGAAAAAGCCTAATCAAGATCAAGGCGGTCAATGGTCATATGAGAATGGTTATGGTGGAAAAGTAGAAGCAAGTCAAACACTTGAGCAGGCTGCACTTGATGAAGTGCAAAAAGAGTCGACTGTCGTTGCCGTACCAGAAGACCTTCGATACCATGGCTACATTGACTTTCATGTCCATAAAGAATTATTTGGCGAAGGAAAAGGTCTTGATTTTCGCTGCCATATGTATCTTCTCGAGAAATGGCAAGGTGAACCGCAAGAAACATCCGAGATGGGTCCACCACGATGGTATCCAGTCAATAACATTCCTTTTGATCGTATGTGGCCAGCTGATCGCCACTGGGTCGAAGAAGTAGTCGCGTGTGGTATGAATGTGTATGGAGAAGTATATTTTAAACCAGAGAAGACTACCATCTCATTGGGTTTTAGAAATAGCAATCCTGATTTAATTAAGTAAATTCGAAAAATTTCCTAACTTTTTTCTTTCTTTTTACTCCCAACCGATCTTCTTCATAAACTCAGAAATAGGGTTTCTTTCAAGAACTGACGTTCGTTCTAAAAACTGTTCTTGCGGTATTCTCTGGTTGTATCTGCCTATGGGCTCCCCCCAAAAGGTTTCATTTGTTAACACTTGTGACACTAACCATTGGTCTATTCTACGATCACTCATAGCATTTTTTTGCCTTTCATCGGGTGCATTGGCCCAAGTGTATCTTTTGTGTGGAAAGAAAAAGAGTTTTCCGCTCCAAAGTTCATGATGTTCAACCCCCTCTAAAGATCCACCAATAATCGAACCTGCAATCATATACTTTCTATGTCCCTGCAAGTAAACATTCAGATTTTTATAACGATCATCATCGAAACATCCATCGTCGTCTTCAAAACATTTCGCATCGGGATTTACACAAATATCTCCTCCATCTCCCACAATTAAATGTGCTGCTCCCTGCATCGTTGTAACTTCTTTTTCGTCTCCCCAATGATCTGGGTTGGTCCAATCAGAAGTTAGTATTTGGTCTACTCTTCTTCCTTCATAATACTCCTTAGGTCTCCTTCTGTGAACCGGTTGCATTGCGATCCTTGTTATCCATAACTGCCAATCTGTGAATTTACCTAAATCCCAATCTGCTATAACACACCCAGCAATCAATGATTTAGCATATTCCCTCTGGTTATATTCAATTGGATTTTGTGGGATGAGTATAACATGTCCTATCGCTTCTGCTACATATTCTCCCCATCCTATTGAACGCTCATCAGTAATAAATTTCATACCTCATCCAAATCTACCTTATTCATAATCAATAGTAGTAGTTCTACACAACAACACTTTTAAAGAAGACAAAAAAAAGAGGTCTTATGATCGAAAAATCTCTTCAAGAGTTAGGCCTAAGCCCTGCAGAAATCAAAGTATTTCTCTCTCTTTCACAAAACGGTCCCTCTTACGCAAATCAGATCAGCAAAGAAATAAAGCTTCATCGAACAAACGTGTATGAGGCTCTTGATCGTCTTAGTTCAAAAGGGTTAGTGTCATACATTAAACGTAATAATCTTACCTGGTATGAAGCAAAAGATCCTACTTACTTACTAAAAATTCTGGAACAAAAGAAACAGGACTTAGATACTACCAAAAAAAAGCTCCAAGAAGAAATAAAGAGTCTTACCTCACTAAACAAAAATCATCTCGAAGCAGGCATTTACGTTGGCAAAAAAGGACTGCGGATGCTTTTTGAAGATATACTTGAAACAGAAAAACCAATCTCATTAATCGCAGCACAACTTCAATTTAAAGAATTCTTTGGTCCCTATTTCGAACTCTGGCACAAGCAGAGAGCGGAGAAGAAGATTGCTATGCGTTCAATCTTTCCAAAATCAATGAAATCAAAACTTACTCAACGTCCATGCCTTCAATATAAATTTGTAAGTGGTCAATTTACCAACCCTACTACTACCATTATCTACGCAAATAATTGTGTGCTCATCGAGTGGGGGGATGAACCCGTAGCAATAAAAATTCAAAGCGAGAAAATTGTGAAAACGCACTTAAATTATTTTAACCTGATCTGGGAGAGATAGTCACTTCAGTATTTTCCTTTTCTTTGACTCAGGCTCTCGCAGATAGTTCTCAGTTGTGCTAATTGGTCTTCCTAATTCTTTTTCAGTCTCTTTTCTTGCGTTGCCAGCAATGGTTCCACCTTTCACGGAAGCAGTCTTACATTCATTAAAACCATCAGCATCGTCTTTCTTTGTAATCTCAGTTGAAATCCGTTCACCTAGCATACCAAATAATAATTCTAGATCATTCATATGATCTCGGAGATTCTCATTTTTCAGGCTTTTGAGATCTTTGTACTCTTTTGGTGTTAAACCAAACGTTGCCTTGGAGATCTCTGCCGTTAAGATGGAAAACTCCTTGCCTTCTTTGACACCTCGTTTTTTCCATTCATCTGTCAATTCATCCCGAATCGCAATTCCTCTAACGCGCTTTTCAATCCATTCCTCCGAGTATCCTTTTTGTTTATACAACTCTTTCATACGTTTCTGAGCTAATTCGGGGTCTTGAATTTCTTGGACGCGTTGATACCCTGTCTTTGCCAACCAGAGCTTGAATGGTTCTGCTTTAGGAGAGGGGATAGATTGGATAATACGAAAAAGACCCTCAGTATTAGAACAATCAGTAGTGTAAAACTTTCCATCTGAAGAAGGTAATTTCAGTTGTCGACAAAATGTCGATAACTCAGCACCTGTAGATTCTTGCTCTCTTTTTTTGAGTCTATACCAATAGTCCTTGGCATCTGTACTATCAGTTAAGACTTGAACCGCATCTACAACAGAAAACCACCATTCATTCTCATGCCAGAGCTTACGAATCTCTTTTCCTTCAAAAATGGATAATGCTTTGTATTCGTTCATATGTTTTATTACTAAATTGGTGGTTTATATACTATTCGCGGACTTGACCAGTGTGTCCTGTGCGATTTTGTATGGGGTGCTAGAAAAGTGAAAACTATCCTTTTTCTGTGCAGAAATGAAGCATGAAAAGCATAGATTTTCAGATATGAAACAAGAAAAACATAGTTTTTCTGTTCAGAAAATGTTTCATTTTCTTGAAACAAGTAGTTTCTTGTTTTCATGAGTGGTTTCTTTATCTCTTGCACCAAAAAAACTTGTTTTCTAGCTGCGTCCAGTGATTTTACTCCTTCGCATTCTTCCACATCAATTCAAAATAACCTCGAAAACTCTCTGCCATGCTCTTATCTCGTACCACTATCGTTAACGGAATCTTTGATATCAACACAAACATTACTACTTCAGGAAAAATATCGATCCAATGTGGGCTAGGAAATTGTTTAGGCAAATACCGCACAAACGTATTCTTCATTTTTGTGCGTAACTCTCCATACTTTCGAGCATCAGCGTTGTAAATAATGCGCATTCCCACATGTCGTTTTAAACGCTGTCGATGAAATTCTAAGAAATATCCTTCAAGAATTTCATTTGCTGACTTGGGACAGCCGACTGTAAGAAACGTTTCTCCTGGGTTATACGTAAGCATGAGCTCATCACGCACTGCTTTCATTGCTTGATAACCTTGGTAAATCTCTGCAATTGGTTTGTTGTCTATACTAGATCGCTGGAGTAATAGCTGTGGAAGAATGTCTTGTACCTGTTTCTTGGTTTTTGCTAACTCCTCCTCGCGTCGCTCAACATATTCAACAATCATGTGGGGGTCATTGGCAACGAAATATTTAGTTCCTTCTTTATGGATAAATCCCACTAGCCCTTTTTCAATAAGTTTGTCTAGAATATCATAAATTTTTGATTTGGAAACTCCGCTCTCTTTGCCAATTGGCCCAACAGTTGACTCACCCACTTTGTTCAGGGCGAGATAAACTTTGATTTCGCCCTTTGTCAAACCTAATTTTTCTAAAAGCTGCTCTTCCATAGTTCACCAATAGGCTCCGCTCTTTTTAATTCTTTCTAATGGTAACCCACTAAGGGGGGGACTTTGTTATTATACTTAATAGTAACTTCAAAGTGACATAAATGAGGTATACTATGAAAAAAATAACTTTATTTGGAATATTAATAATGGTGGTTTTGTTGGTAGTTGGTTGTACTAACCAAAGTCCAACGGGAGGAGTTGTAGTTTCTCACCCTAATGAACCAATTACTATTGGTGCATTATTTCCCCTGACTGGAGGATTAGCTCAGTATGGTGAAGTTTCCGAAAAAACTGCTCGTTTAATAGTGGACCAAATCAATTCACAAGGTGGAATCGACGGACAGCAACTTCATCTTGATGTTCAAGACCATCAATGCGATCCAAAACTTGCCGTAAGTGAGTTTCAACAAGCAACCCAAGCAAAAGGCATCAAAATCTTTACTGCCAGCGCCTGCAGCGGAACTGCTCTTAGTATTGCTCCACTTTTAGAACAAAACGATGCTGTACTACTTGGTACACTTCTCTCAACACCAAAAATCAGTGGGTCTTCTCCACGACTCTTTCGCAATTGGGCGTACGATAGTAAAGAAGCAGAATTATTTGCTCAACATATCAAAGAGAGCAACTACAAAAACGTCGGTATAATTTACGAGCAAACTGATTATGCAGCTGGGCTTAAAATCTCACTTGAAAAATTCCTCGAAGGATCTAACGTGAAAGTAACTAGTGAAGCATTCGCAACAGGCACAACTGATGTTCGTACTCAGCTACTCCGCTTGCAACAAGCAGACATTGATGTACTCTTCATCAGTCCACAAACTGTAACTAGTGGTGATATCGTACTCAAACAACTTAGCGAGCTTGGCTTTAATAGTAAACTTATTGTCAACGATAATATCGTCAAGTCAAAAGACTTAGTCTCACGATATGCTCCTTTGCTCGAAAGTGCAATTGGTGGAGATTTTGTCATTGAACAAACCAAAGAAGGAAAAGAAATGCTTGGCAAGTACAAGATGAAATACGGAGTAGAATGTGCACAACCAAACATTTGCTTAGGTGTGTATGATACGATGAATTTTCTCAGTCAAGCCATTGACCAAGTAGGAACAGAACCAGAAGCGATTGAACACTATCTTAAAACGAGTAGCTACAATGGAGTAACTGGGTTGCTTCGATTTGATAATTTGAACGATCGTGCAAACGCGGAATACTCTCTCTTTGAAATCCATAACGGAGAAGCAGTGCTTTCGAATTAACTTTTTTCTTTTTTTTCTTCTTTTGCTGTATGTGCTTCTTCGAAATGCACATTGCGCATCCCGCTATATCCCGCGAAAAACACAATTGACCAACGTGCTGTTTTCTCATCCCAACATTGCTCTTGGTTAGGTACGTCATGCCATGCAGGAGTAAACTCTCCATTTGTCACCTCTGGAAACATCAATCCTGGCAAGAATAGCACCTCGTGAGGATCATGTTCTACATAAGCAAGATTCTCTTCATCTTTGCCAATACGCAATCCCGGTCCGCTTTCTGTAAGAGCAAGTGTACATGCACCGCGATCATAATGACCTAATACCAGATGTGTTGAATCCGGGTCTGGATGATATTTCAAAAAGCGTAAATAAAAATATGGCTTTTTCTCAATCGGAAAGAAGCGTTGATGGATTTCAGGAAAATCTTTTTCAAAAGAGAGAATAATTTGTTGCATGAGGTACTTACTTTCATCATAAATTTGACGTGCAAGTTCGAGAAATTTTTTTAATTGTGGGTTTGCTTCTCGGACTTCTGTGGTAAAATAATTTTCAAAAAAATCATTGTAATGAAAAAAGTCAGTGGTTGTGGGATAACTCTTGAGGGTTGTCTTTTGAAAATAACCTATACGAGAACTACGATTATCTGGATCAATCTTAACTGCTGCAAAGTTGTTCTTAAATTCTTCAGATTCCAGAAGATGAAGAAAATACAAAGCTCCCAATTCCAACTTTTGCATTGAAATAGAACTCTTAACTAACGCATAATTCTTCTCCCTAATCTCTCGTTTCAATTTAAGATATGAAAAAGCCATAAACTCCTCTTCTTTGAGACATATTTATAATTAAAGGACGTTTCTAAGTCCTCCTAGTCCTATAACTATGGAAATCAAAACTCTGCTTAAAGAATTCGGCTTTACTGAATACGACGCACGCGTATACATGGCTCTCGCTACACTTCATAATGCTAAAGCATCAGATATTGCAAAACAATCCAATCTTCCCACCAATAAAGTCTATGAAAGCCTCATTCGTCTTGCATCACAAGGGTTCATCTCCATTATCGATCTAACACCTCGACAATACAAAATAGTGGGATTAGAAAAGTTTCGTGAAATCATGGAATCACGTAAACAGCATCTTGATCAACTCGGTCAAGGTCTTAACCAACTTCAACAAGAGATCGCAACAAAATCAATCACCTCGCAAGACATTGCTCTTGTTCTCAAAGGCAAAGAACATATCGTTCGTAAACTCAACGAGATCACGCCTCTCTCCAAGAAATATGCCTATTCCTGTGTTGGGCGTCTAATCTACCATCCCGCCAGTGTGCGCGTTGTATCACAAGCGATTAAACGCGGAGTTGACGTTCGTTTTCTTGTGCAATATCATCCTGAAGCAGAATCAGAAATCACTAAATGGAGCGCCGTTGGTGTGAAAATTCGTTATCGTCCTACCAAAGATCAAGAGAGCATTCGCTTTTCTACCATCGATGACAAATACGCTCGGATCACTTTTGGCGCACCAGAAATAACTAAACACGAAAATTATATTTCCTTCTGGTTAGAATCACCAGCATTTTCCTCATTACTTAAAGATCAATTTCTCACCATGTGGAGAAAAGCCAAGGAATAAATTTGTTCTAAAGTAGGACTGAAGGGAGTCGGGGGTGTTATTATAAGAGTTGCAGATTCTTCTTTGTATGAATGACATTACTCCTCGGTTATATGGTGGCGAAGGATATCACTGTAGGGTCTTAGAAAATAGGTTAGATTTACTTACAGCCGAGCAACCAAAATATGTTTTTTCAACGACATGCCAAGGAAACCTCCATTTGCGTAGCCAAGCGGGAACTGATTTTAGAGCTGAGATAGATCCCGGATCTGGTTTTAGGTTATTTATTTTTTTAATACCGGGGGATCTGGTGGGTAAGATTACTTATGCAGGTGTTACACTCTACTCCCCTCACATTAAAATTCCTGAAATACTACATTGGCCAAGTTTGAATGAATCACCTCCACGATGTTTTCAGGAACATCTTCCTGATGAAAGAGCATCGATTGATAGTATAGAACAAATTGTCTGTTATGACGTAGGAAATCAACCTTATTTTTTACGCCCATCTGCAAAGGAGAATGACAAAAGGGTGGTGAACAGAATGGAAGAGGCGTTTACAAAATGGAATAATTTTACCAGAAACACTCAACCAAAATCACTCCGCTGGTTCTACGATGCGTCCCGTTATATTAATAGAAAATTAGGGAAACTACCTTCAGTGCAACAAGATATACTCCCCTTGCAAGATTCTTAATTCTTTCTATTTTTCTCCATCCACCTTTGTGCTTTCAACAACACCACTATCGCTTGGGAGTTTGGGATCTCTCCACTATCGACCATTTCCACTGCTTTATGAAACGGCATTTTCACAATCTTAAAAGTCTCCACAATTTCAGGTTGTGGGGCGCAAAAAGTTAAATCCAACGCTAAATACAAATGAACTTTATACAGTGCATACGTAGGAAGGGGATAAATGATCCCTAACTCCACCATCCTTCCTGCTTTAATACCTAACTCTTCCGCTAACTCTCGTGTAGCCGCAGCAAGTGGTGTCTCGCCTTTTTCAATAGCGCCTCCTGCAACTTCAATCACTTCTTTTCCAATCCCATATCTAAATTCTTCTAAGAGGTAAACATTACCCTCTTCATCAATCGGAAGGACATGTGCCCCATCTTTTAAAGTAACATATCCAAAAACAGATTTAACACCAGAATGTTCTACTTCATCTTCCTCAAGCATTAACCACGGATTTCTATAGATAACTTTACTTACATCCACTCTCCATGGGCCTTTTGTTTTCATCTCTAAATCACCATCATCAAAAGAATTGACTAAGCCCTTTCTGGCTCATCTTTTGTTGTTCACTACCCAATTTACTTAAACGTGCCGCAACACGTTCAGCACTGAAATTATACTCATCTACAAGCAGGGTTTTCAACTCATCCTCTTTTATCTTCTTCCATTCTAATGTATACTCTTTGGTTACGGGAATATGCTTGATTGTATCAAAGACTTCTTTCCATGCTAAATCGGGATAACTCTCTTTCCACTTCACAAGCTCAAACACTTTTTCAAAATCATCCTTGTGTTCTTGCAATAATTTCAACGCTTTTTTAGGCCCAATGCCTTTGATACCACCAGGATTGTAATCTGTACCCACTAAAATCGCCAGCGCAATCAATTGATCTTGCGTTAATTTCAATGAGTCTAATACCTCACTTAGAATTACTTCTTCTGGCAACACCACTTCAATTGCCAATGTTCCTTTCTTACGTCGTTTTCCCTCCAAAGAAAGATTACGAATTAAACGTGGCGCACCAAAAATAAGGGTATCATAATCCTGTGAAACACACGCATACGCATCTTTCATACTAACCATATATGCTGCTTGCGCCTCGCCCTCTGATGGTGCTTGAACAATAGGTAATCCTAACGCGGCAATCACTCTTTGCGCATCAACAATCATCTCTTTCGTAAGTACTGCCGTGCGTGCAGACAGTTTTTTCATTTGATCATAATCACCAGCTTCTTCAGCAACAAGTAATTTCGCAGAAGCATCTGCCTTTGCCATCTTGCGTTTCTCCCACGTTTTTTGCTTGAGTGCTGGAGGAGTTCCATCAAACACAAAGACCGGTTTTACTCCATTCTCCATCAATGTTGCAGTACGACTAAACAATCCAATCAAATGGGACGTAACACGACCTTTCTTATCTGTAAGCAACGCGCCATCAACACCTCGAATCGAAGTAAGAAATTGATATAACATATTCATCGTATCAATAGCGACGATTTTTCCAGACAGGTTCTTCACCGTAATTTCCTTACGTGGAACAAGATCTTTAATAGAAAGGCCCATGATTCACAAAAAGTAGTTTTAAGTTAAAAAGGCTGTGGTTCTAGAGTATGTTGATAAAATTTACTTTCTCTCTATTCTTCGAATAATTGCATTTTCAAATGCATTGGCATCAACCATCTCAACTGCTTTTTTAGTCAATTCACCTGTATACAAGAACAGCAACGGCAATTTTTTCATCTGCGCTTCAATAAACGCTGCGGATAAATCTTTTTCATCAACTTTTGCCTTTTTCTTTGCTTTACAAAAGAAATGAACTTTTCCCAGAGGAGTATGCAATTGTGATCGCAAGTTAATTTCAGCGTTTTTACGTACTAATTCGCCATCAGCAATAAACATGTTCATAATTTGACAATAACTTTTAAGCTCAGCAAAAAAGGGATCAGCAAGACTAAATTCAGGCTTACTTGTTTCATGTGCGACCAATAACTCATCAATCGGTGTTTTCTCTTCAACTTCAACAATTGTTTTTTGTTTTTCTCGTTGTTTACGTACAACGGTCTTTCGTTCTTTTTCTATACTTTTGTCCTGCATTAATGTAGACACTACGGGCTTGATTGAGTCTTCATTAGATTTATTGGAAACTATATCTTGCTCTGGTTCAACCACAGCAAGATCAGGTACTTCTTCAGGAATAGTAATCGGAATCTGGGCAGGAGGGTGAAGAATATACGCAATTCGTTCATTTGCTTCTTGATTTGTTAACATGTGCCATTTCCAAAATAATTCTGTTTTATCTGGAGTGGTTACTTGTAATGGAACTGCAAAATCTTTAAGACTTCGAATCGCAACTCGGGGTAATAATTCCAATTCTGCCTCTCGTAGTACTCCTTCATTACGCAACATCTCTAACACTTCAAAATCTTTAGGATTAAGATTATCTTTTGCAAAGTTATACAATTGGCTCTCTTGACCGGGGACATAATATAATGGAGAACCGCCCCACTTAAGACTTGATACTTTTACTTTTCCTCGTGAAGAAAGGTCACTTAAATGGGCTGACGCAATAAGAATCTCTGTTTTAATGATCTTCGCCACTTTTGAGGGAATTGTCGGTCCACTTGTTCGAATAAACGAAAGAATTTGGTCTTCTGCGAGCATAGAAAATTCATGGGATAGCCGGTTTATATAATTTGTGATAGTCCATCGGAAGCATTCCACCTAGTTAGTAGTAAATGGAGGTAAATCTTTTATAATCAACACTATTTTAAAGAAAAATGCGTGAATTCATCCTTCTCTCCCTTAAAGGCACAACCAATGGTGAACGCTTTAGTATAGAACATAAAACCGAAGCAGGACTCATTTGCCGTACTATTTCTAACTGTATTTGGGTATCAAAAGGTATTCGCAAAGATACAATCGTACATGTTGTAATGAACGGCGCGCCTAACCCGCCACGAACAATTACTATCTCCAGCAACCACATCCCTGATGAATTTCCTTTTGATGAAACCGGTTTGTCTCAAATCATCAAAGATGCGCTTATTCTTGGAAAAAATCTTCTTCCTGACGAAGAAAAAAAAGTGATTGATGGAGTAACTATCTCAAAAGTATCTTTTGAAGCATTAGTACGAGAAAAAGCTTCTAAAGTCGCAACCTATTATCTTCATAGCAAAGGCGAAGATGTTCGTAGTATTCAATTTCCAGACCACAGTGTATTTGTGTTCGGTGATCTCTTTGGCATCCCTAAACTTACCGAGAAACTCTTAGAAAGAACCTGTACTGGTAGAATTAAATTAGGTCCTTATATGCTGTTCGCTTCCCATTGCCCTATTTTGGTTCATAATGAGTTGGATCGGATCGAGAAAGGCATGAGATAATTATTTAATCAAAATATTCTTAAAATAGACTCAAAATCAGCTAGTTATGTACAACCCAAAAATATTTAGTTATAATCTTGCGCAATGGGGAGTTATCGTGCTTGCATCTTCCATTACACTTGGTGCACTGTATCTAGCATTTAGTGATGATGGGATGACTAATCATTCTCAGATTCAGAACACACAAACCACAAATCAACAACAAAGAATAACACCAATAACTATTGATTCTATACTCGACGATTAAGGTCGCATCCATTTCACTTCATAATACGTGACATCTCCTTCGTCATCCACTACA is part of the Candidatus Woesearchaeota archaeon genome and encodes:
- a CDS encoding helix-turn-helix domain-containing protein, producing the protein MEEQLLEKLGLTKGEIKVYLALNKVGESTVGPIGKESGVSKSKIYDILDKLIEKGLVGFIHKEGTKYFVANDPHMIVEYVERREEELAKTKKQVQDILPQLLLQRSSIDNKPIAEIYQGYQAMKAVRDELMLTYNPGETFLTVGCPKSANEILEGYFLEFHRQRLKRHVGMRIIYNADARKYGELRTKMKNTFVRYLPKQFPSPHWIDIFPEVVMFVLISKIPLTIVVRDKSMAESFRGYFELMWKNAKE
- a CDS encoding NUDIX domain-containing protein, translated to MPRPEKEMTLCFLVRQTETGREVALAAKKPNQDQGGQWSYENGYGGKVEASQTLEQAALDEVQKESTVVAVPEDLRYHGYIDFHVHKELFGEGKGLDFRCHMYLLEKWQGEPQETSEMGPPRWYPVNNIPFDRMWPADRHWVEEVVACGMNVYGEVYFKPEKTTISLGFRNSNPDLIK
- a CDS encoding NUDIX hydrolase produces the protein MKTKGPWRVDVSKVIYRNPWLMLEEDEVEHSGVKSVFGYVTLKDGAHVLPIDEEGNVYLLEEFRYGIGKEVIEVAGGAIEKGETPLAAATRELAEELGIKAGRMVELGIIYPLPTYALYKVHLYLALDLTFCAPQPEIVETFKIVKMPFHKAVEMVDSGEIPNSQAIVVLLKAQRWMEKNRKN
- the upp gene encoding uracil phosphoribosyltransferase, which gives rise to MVAMDSQYDGRYVELAVTSPHIRRLVSHMRHFLFQGDAHYFRVNAREVGTFLAYEAEKVIGDRLGLKHYEIPTVNGVAEVDLRIEEPLLLNILRAANPLVEGTQNVFRQAPVGFMDIKRDHGAGAYDAVAGSVRVKITYDQIPENGLDGKILVAPDIMLASASSFTEGYKMLTGKYGTPRLTVVTSVISAKPGIERVLTQIPESIVVTASIDPRLDARAFIDPGLGDAGDLCYNGGSDLLDIIEGILRAYDPQELVPALRAAILSNGAPRHERVAEVMQRLSGK
- a CDS encoding 2OG-Fe(II) oxygenase family protein, with the protein product MAFSYLKLKREIREKNYALVKSSISMQKLELGALYFLHLLESEEFKNNFAAVKIDPDNRSSRIGYFQKTTLKSYPTTTDFFHYNDFFENYFTTEVREANPQLKKFLELARQIYDESKYLMQQIILSFEKDFPEIHQRFFPIEKKPYFYLRFLKYHPDPDSTHLVLGHYDRGACTLALTESGPGLRIGKDEENLAYVEHDPHEVLFLPGLMFPEVTNGEFTPAWHDVPNQEQCWDEKTARWSIVFFAGYSGMRNVHFEEAHTAKEEKKEKS
- a CDS encoding ABC transporter substrate-binding protein; amino-acid sequence: MKKITLFGILIMVVLLVVGCTNQSPTGGVVVSHPNEPITIGALFPLTGGLAQYGEVSEKTARLIVDQINSQGGIDGQQLHLDVQDHQCDPKLAVSEFQQATQAKGIKIFTASACSGTALSIAPLLEQNDAVLLGTLLSTPKISGSSPRLFRNWAYDSKEAELFAQHIKESNYKNVGIIYEQTDYAAGLKISLEKFLEGSNVKVTSEAFATGTTDVRTQLLRLQQADIDVLFISPQTVTSGDIVLKQLSELGFNSKLIVNDNIVKSKDLVSRYAPLLESAIGGDFVIEQTKEGKEMLGKYKMKYGVECAQPNICLGVYDTMNFLSQAIDQVGTEPEAIEHYLKTSSYNGVTGLLRFDNLNDRANAEYSLFEIHNGEAVLSN
- a CDS encoding Bro-N domain-containing protein produces the protein MNEYKALSIFEGKEIRKLWHENEWWFSVVDAVQVLTDSTDAKDYWYRLKKREQESTGAELSTFCRQLKLPSSDGKFYTTDCSNTEGLFRIIQSIPSPKAEPFKLWLAKTGYQRVQEIQDPELAQKRMKELYKQKGYSEEWIEKRVRGIAIRDELTDEWKKRGVKEGKEFSILTAEISKATFGLTPKEYKDLKSLKNENLRDHMNDLELLFGMLGERISTEITKKDDADGFNECKTASVKGGTIAGNARKETEKELGRPISTTENYLREPESKKRKILK